A window of the Arachis duranensis cultivar V14167 chromosome 5, aradu.V14167.gnm2.J7QH, whole genome shotgun sequence genome harbors these coding sequences:
- the LOC107489274 gene encoding uncharacterized protein LOC107489274 isoform X2 yields the protein MGTKVQKFSGYYSMRDLNEESSSCGWPLLYGENKALTNGQYYNNYLPSSTTADACSVYDKDFVKQMMLEHEATFKSQVYELHRLYRIQRDLMNEAKRKELHKNHIPVEASYSTCPLASQITTEDGQKSHISDFLVGSSTCAKTSASAIEGIHTPLGSIKGIGKESKPFPSPNGSSSKDVELLESRPSKVRRRMFDLQLPANEYIDTDESEKLNDEKFSGPAMFFPDRNGNTGKEGVKKLFCGNGGKTVTLGETSNSEQCSGRNGLADLNEPVQVEETNDSPYVELRNHDPCQVATECSEHSATKKKTEFFGSSRDHFLNSHQGTDSWVQSNGYLENNGNGKSWIPSVADTGRVKSNLQSIPQVLKLEKSHLSSQTMQDGHSKAHESTSDYLIGQSKADLWRERNVNALDIDERNHEHTVNRHPSLFAVSPSSDLSKSWSNLASSWEMANGNLNQKLISVQKPPFLKALDALSRSSQSHQSNGVLEASWPQNINSKPDPGFHCDVPVQNGFYPGLSSYCSKEPSTNISSISYDRLNHDNDCKIIPQHFINNLSSKSCKGSNSNCNDVKAGKGIDLNVLLSNGSSMDGEKEHEDHVVLPWLRAKTMCKNEVENADRCITIGESSFSHVASKSNKGKTGQGASGTFLHIVPSVSGSNEIEQSRMKLSEFSGNKKILGVPIFDIPHVSPKKEVSSNTPPSMPIRNPCDLEPAENSRKTRIFDINLPCDDAAALELDEVVNETIVTKERSSTSKPNSRIQIDLNLSMSDDEASLMSIPSANEKVHTEIDLEVRAVPETEEDTITEEKQLETSLSSGEGPEEKVEQPQQPQDELVRNAAEAIVALSLVPCDQVDGVMCSLLESPMQDPLSWFADLISSSKDNLESTCDDSRGKDGEDNEGCSTIVLEELDYFESMTLKLTETKEEDYMPKPIVPEDFKIEETTQLLPTRARKGPARRGRQRRDFQRDILPGLASLSRHEVTEDLQIFGGLMRATGHSWHSGLTRRNSSRNGCGRGRRKAQVNPSPPPPPVANETCTPLIQQLNNIEVGLEDRSLTGWGKTTRRPRRQRCPAGSVPN from the exons GAATCTAGTAGTTGTGGTTGGCCCCTTTTATATGGAGAGAATAAAGCACTGACAAATGGGCAGTATTATAATAATTACCTGCCAAGTTCTACTACTGCAGATGCGTGTTCAGTGTATGATAAGGATTTTGTGAAGCAGATGATGCTTGAGCATGAGGCCACATTTAAGAGTCAG gTATATGAACTTCACCGTTTATACAGAATACAAAGGGATTTGATGAATGAAGCTAAAAGGAAAGAATTACACAAAAACCATATACCTGTTGAAGCATCGTATTCCACATGTCCCTTGGCTTCTCAAATTACAACTGAAGATGGCCAAAAATCACATATCTCTGATTTTCTTGTAGGAAGCTCCACTTGTGCTAAAACATCTGCTTCGGCTATTGAAGGCATTCATACTCCTTTGGGGTCTATTAAAGGAATCGGCAAAGAAAGCAAACCATTTCCATCCCCAAATGGGTCTAGTTCAAAAGATGTCGAGTTGCTTGAGTCTAGACCCTCAAAAGTGAGGAGGCGAATGTTTGACCTTCAGCTCCCTGCTAATGAGTACATTGATACCGACGAAAGTGAAAAGCTTAATGATGAAAAGTTTAGTGGACCAGCTATGTTTTTTCCTGATAGaaatggtaatactggaaaggAGGGTGTTAAGAAGCTTTTTTGTGGCAATGGTGGGAAGACTGTTACCCTGGGGGAAACTTCCAACTCGGAGCAATGTTCGGGAAGAAATGGTTTGGCTGACTTAAATGAACCTGTTCAAGTGGAAGAAACAAATGATTCTCCATATGTTGAGCTCCGTAACCATGATCCTTGTCAAGTGGCAACTGAATGCTCTGAGCATTCTGCCACCAAGAAAAAGACAGAGTTTTTTGGTTCATCCAGGGATCATTTCCTCAATTCACATCAAGGAACTGATAGTTGGGTCCAAAGTAATGGATATTTGGAGAACAATGGGAATGGAAAAAGTTGGATTCCATCAGTGGCTGATACAG GGCGTGTTAAAAGCAATCTACAATCCATCCCTCAAGTCTTGAAACTAGAGAAATCACATTTATCTTCCCAAACAATGCAAGATGGACATAGCAAAGCTCATGAATCCACATCTGATTATCTGATTGGTCAAAGCAAGGCTGATTTGTGGAGGGAAAGGAATGTTAATGCTTTAGATATCGATGAAAGAAATCATGAACACACTGTTAACAGGCATCCCAGTCTCTTTGCAGTTTCACCTTCATCTGATTTATCTAAATCCTGGTCTAATCTGGCTTCTTCTTGGGAAATGGCAAATGGAAACCTAAACCAAAAGTTGATATCAGTTCAGAAACCTCCATTTTTAAAGGCATTGGATGCCTTGAGTAGGAGTTCTCAGTCGCATCAAAGCAATGGAGTTTTGGAAGCTAGTTGGCCTCAGAACATCAATTCAAAGCCTGACCCGGGTTTTCATTGTGATGTACCTGTACAGAATGGGTTTTACCCTGGGTTGTCATCGTATTGTTCCAAGGAACCATCAACAAACATCTCTTCAATTAGCTATGACCGCCTCAATCACGATAATGATTGTAAGATAATTCCTCAACATTTCATCAACAATCTTTCATCAAAATCCTGTAAGGGTTCAAATTCAAATTGCAACGATGTGAAGGCTGGAAAAGGTATTGACTTGAATGTGTTGCTTTCAAATGGTTCATCCATGGATGGAGAGAAAGAGCACGAGGATCATGTTGTATTGCCTTGGCTAAGAGCAAAGACAATGTGTAAGAATGAGGTAGAAAATGCTGATAGGTGCATAACTATAGGAGAGTCAAGCTTCTCACATGTTGCATCAAAGTCCAACAAAGGGAAAACTGGACAGGGGGCTAGCGGAACATTTTTGCATATTGTTCCTTCCGTTTCAGGTTCTAATGAAATTGAGCAAAGCAGGATGAAGTTGAGTGAATTCTCTGGTAACAAGAAAATTCTTGGTGTCCCCATATTTGATATTCCTCATGTTTCTCCTAAGAAGGAGGTCTCTTCAAATACACCTCCATCCATGCCAATCCGTAATCCATGCGATCTAGAACCGGCAGAAAATAGTAGGAAAACCCGGATATTTGATATTAATTTGCCTTGCGATGATGCTGCTGCTCTTGAATTGGATGAAGTAGTGAATGAAACTATTGTTACTAAGGAAAGATCTTCAACATCAAAGCCCAACTCTAGGATTCAAATCGACCTGAACTTGAGTATGAGTGATGATGAAGCTTCTTTGATGTCTATTCCAAGTGCCAATGAAAAAGTGCATACAGAGATAGATCTGGAAGTCCGTGCTGTTCCCGAGACTGAGGAGGATACCATAACTGAAGAAAAGCAGCTTGAAACTTCTCTATCATCAGGAGAAGGTCCTGAAGAGAAAGTTGAACAGCCACAACAGCCACAGGATGAACTTGTGAGAAATGCCGCAGAGGCAATTGTTGCTTTATCATTGGTTCCTTGTGATCAAGTTGATGGTGTGATGTGTAGCTTGTTGGAAAGTCCAATGCAGGACCCGCTAAGTTGGTTTGCagatttaatttcttcttctaaGGACAATCTTGAGAGTACATGCGATGATTCGAGGGGAAAAGATGGTGAGGACAATGAGGGATGTTCGACTATTGTTCTGGAGGAATTGGACTACTTCGAGTCCATGACATTGAAACTGACAGAGACCAAGGAAGAGGACTACATGCCGAAACCTATTGTTCCGGAGGACTTCAAAATTGAAGAAACAACACAATTGTTGCCTACTCGGGCAAGAAAGGGACCTGCAAGGAGAGGGAGGCAGCGGAGGGACTTCCAACGGGACATCCTTCCAGGCCTTGCGTCTTTATCGAGACATGAAGTAACAGAAGACCTTCAGATATTTGGAGGGCTTATGAGAGCTACAGGCCATTCATGGCATTCAGGGTTAACTAGGAGAAATTCTTCTAGGAATGGCTGTGGCCGGGGAAGGAGAAAGGCGCAAGTTAACCCGTCTCCCCCTCCGCCGCCAGTAGCCAATGAAACTTGCACTCCACTGATCCAGCAACTTAATAATATCGAAGTGGGGCTGGAGGATAGAAGCCTAACAGGCTGGGGCAAGACAACCAGAAGGCCACGGAGGCAAAGGTGCCCAGCAG GATCAGTTCCAAATTGA
- the LOC107489274 gene encoding uncharacterized protein LOC107489274 isoform X1, with amino-acid sequence MGTKVQKFSGYYSMRDLNEESSSCGWPLLYGENKALTNGQYYNNYLPSSTTADACSVYDKDFVKQMMLEHEATFKSQVYELHRLYRIQRDLMNEAKRKELHKNHIPVEASYSTCPLASQITTEDGQKSHISDFLVGSSTCAKTSASAIEGIHTPLGSIKGIGKESKPFPSPNGSSSKDVELLESRPSKVRRRMFDLQLPANEYIDTDESEKLNDEKFSGPAMFFPDRNGNTGKEGVKKLFCGNGGKTVTLGETSNSEQCSGRNGLADLNEPVQVEETNDSPYVELRNHDPCQVATECSEHSATKKKTEFFGSSRDHFLNSHQGTDSWVQSNGYLENNGNGKSWIPSVADTGRVKSNLQSIPQVLKLEKSHLSSQTMQDGHSKAHESTSDYLIGQSKADLWRERNVNALDIDERNHEHTVNRHPSLFAVSPSSDLSKSWSNLASSWEMANGNLNQKLISVQKPPFLKALDALSRSSQSHQSNGVLEASWPQNINSKPDPGFHCDVPVQNGFYPGLSSYCSKEPSTNISSISYDRLNHDNDCKIIPQHFINNLSSKSCKGSNSNCNDVKAGKGIDLNVLLSNGSSMDGEKEHEDHVVLPWLRAKTMCKNEVENADRCITIGESSFSHVASKSNKGKTGQGASGTFLHIVPSVSGSNEIEQSRMKLSEFSGNKKILGVPIFDIPHVSPKKEVSSNTPPSMPIRNPCDLEPAENSRKTRIFDINLPCDDAAALELDEVVNETIVTKERSSTSKPNSRIQIDLNLSMSDDEASLMSIPSANEKVHTEIDLEVRAVPETEEDTITEEKQLETSLSSGEGPEEKVEQPQQPQDELVRNAAEAIVALSLVPCDQVDGVMCSLLESPMQDPLSWFADLISSSKDNLESTCDDSRGKDGEDNEGCSTIVLEELDYFESMTLKLTETKEEDYMPKPIVPEDFKIEETTQLLPTRARKGPARRGRQRRDFQRDILPGLASLSRHEVTEDLQIFGGLMRATGHSWHSGLTRRNSSRNGCGRGRRKAQVNPSPPPPPVANETCTPLIQQLNNIEVGLEDRSLTGWGKTTRRPRRQRCPAGNPPSIPLT; translated from the exons GAATCTAGTAGTTGTGGTTGGCCCCTTTTATATGGAGAGAATAAAGCACTGACAAATGGGCAGTATTATAATAATTACCTGCCAAGTTCTACTACTGCAGATGCGTGTTCAGTGTATGATAAGGATTTTGTGAAGCAGATGATGCTTGAGCATGAGGCCACATTTAAGAGTCAG gTATATGAACTTCACCGTTTATACAGAATACAAAGGGATTTGATGAATGAAGCTAAAAGGAAAGAATTACACAAAAACCATATACCTGTTGAAGCATCGTATTCCACATGTCCCTTGGCTTCTCAAATTACAACTGAAGATGGCCAAAAATCACATATCTCTGATTTTCTTGTAGGAAGCTCCACTTGTGCTAAAACATCTGCTTCGGCTATTGAAGGCATTCATACTCCTTTGGGGTCTATTAAAGGAATCGGCAAAGAAAGCAAACCATTTCCATCCCCAAATGGGTCTAGTTCAAAAGATGTCGAGTTGCTTGAGTCTAGACCCTCAAAAGTGAGGAGGCGAATGTTTGACCTTCAGCTCCCTGCTAATGAGTACATTGATACCGACGAAAGTGAAAAGCTTAATGATGAAAAGTTTAGTGGACCAGCTATGTTTTTTCCTGATAGaaatggtaatactggaaaggAGGGTGTTAAGAAGCTTTTTTGTGGCAATGGTGGGAAGACTGTTACCCTGGGGGAAACTTCCAACTCGGAGCAATGTTCGGGAAGAAATGGTTTGGCTGACTTAAATGAACCTGTTCAAGTGGAAGAAACAAATGATTCTCCATATGTTGAGCTCCGTAACCATGATCCTTGTCAAGTGGCAACTGAATGCTCTGAGCATTCTGCCACCAAGAAAAAGACAGAGTTTTTTGGTTCATCCAGGGATCATTTCCTCAATTCACATCAAGGAACTGATAGTTGGGTCCAAAGTAATGGATATTTGGAGAACAATGGGAATGGAAAAAGTTGGATTCCATCAGTGGCTGATACAG GGCGTGTTAAAAGCAATCTACAATCCATCCCTCAAGTCTTGAAACTAGAGAAATCACATTTATCTTCCCAAACAATGCAAGATGGACATAGCAAAGCTCATGAATCCACATCTGATTATCTGATTGGTCAAAGCAAGGCTGATTTGTGGAGGGAAAGGAATGTTAATGCTTTAGATATCGATGAAAGAAATCATGAACACACTGTTAACAGGCATCCCAGTCTCTTTGCAGTTTCACCTTCATCTGATTTATCTAAATCCTGGTCTAATCTGGCTTCTTCTTGGGAAATGGCAAATGGAAACCTAAACCAAAAGTTGATATCAGTTCAGAAACCTCCATTTTTAAAGGCATTGGATGCCTTGAGTAGGAGTTCTCAGTCGCATCAAAGCAATGGAGTTTTGGAAGCTAGTTGGCCTCAGAACATCAATTCAAAGCCTGACCCGGGTTTTCATTGTGATGTACCTGTACAGAATGGGTTTTACCCTGGGTTGTCATCGTATTGTTCCAAGGAACCATCAACAAACATCTCTTCAATTAGCTATGACCGCCTCAATCACGATAATGATTGTAAGATAATTCCTCAACATTTCATCAACAATCTTTCATCAAAATCCTGTAAGGGTTCAAATTCAAATTGCAACGATGTGAAGGCTGGAAAAGGTATTGACTTGAATGTGTTGCTTTCAAATGGTTCATCCATGGATGGAGAGAAAGAGCACGAGGATCATGTTGTATTGCCTTGGCTAAGAGCAAAGACAATGTGTAAGAATGAGGTAGAAAATGCTGATAGGTGCATAACTATAGGAGAGTCAAGCTTCTCACATGTTGCATCAAAGTCCAACAAAGGGAAAACTGGACAGGGGGCTAGCGGAACATTTTTGCATATTGTTCCTTCCGTTTCAGGTTCTAATGAAATTGAGCAAAGCAGGATGAAGTTGAGTGAATTCTCTGGTAACAAGAAAATTCTTGGTGTCCCCATATTTGATATTCCTCATGTTTCTCCTAAGAAGGAGGTCTCTTCAAATACACCTCCATCCATGCCAATCCGTAATCCATGCGATCTAGAACCGGCAGAAAATAGTAGGAAAACCCGGATATTTGATATTAATTTGCCTTGCGATGATGCTGCTGCTCTTGAATTGGATGAAGTAGTGAATGAAACTATTGTTACTAAGGAAAGATCTTCAACATCAAAGCCCAACTCTAGGATTCAAATCGACCTGAACTTGAGTATGAGTGATGATGAAGCTTCTTTGATGTCTATTCCAAGTGCCAATGAAAAAGTGCATACAGAGATAGATCTGGAAGTCCGTGCTGTTCCCGAGACTGAGGAGGATACCATAACTGAAGAAAAGCAGCTTGAAACTTCTCTATCATCAGGAGAAGGTCCTGAAGAGAAAGTTGAACAGCCACAACAGCCACAGGATGAACTTGTGAGAAATGCCGCAGAGGCAATTGTTGCTTTATCATTGGTTCCTTGTGATCAAGTTGATGGTGTGATGTGTAGCTTGTTGGAAAGTCCAATGCAGGACCCGCTAAGTTGGTTTGCagatttaatttcttcttctaaGGACAATCTTGAGAGTACATGCGATGATTCGAGGGGAAAAGATGGTGAGGACAATGAGGGATGTTCGACTATTGTTCTGGAGGAATTGGACTACTTCGAGTCCATGACATTGAAACTGACAGAGACCAAGGAAGAGGACTACATGCCGAAACCTATTGTTCCGGAGGACTTCAAAATTGAAGAAACAACACAATTGTTGCCTACTCGGGCAAGAAAGGGACCTGCAAGGAGAGGGAGGCAGCGGAGGGACTTCCAACGGGACATCCTTCCAGGCCTTGCGTCTTTATCGAGACATGAAGTAACAGAAGACCTTCAGATATTTGGAGGGCTTATGAGAGCTACAGGCCATTCATGGCATTCAGGGTTAACTAGGAGAAATTCTTCTAGGAATGGCTGTGGCCGGGGAAGGAGAAAGGCGCAAGTTAACCCGTCTCCCCCTCCGCCGCCAGTAGCCAATGAAACTTGCACTCCACTGATCCAGCAACTTAATAATATCGAAGTGGGGCTGGAGGATAGAAGCCTAACAGGCTGGGGCAAGACAACCAGAAGGCCACGGAGGCAAAGGTGCCCAGCAGGTAATCCTCCGTCGATCCCATTAACCTAG
- the LOC107489274 gene encoding uncharacterized protein LOC107489274 isoform X3, translated as MFDLQLPANEYIDTDESEKLNDEKFSGPAMFFPDRNGNTGKEGVKKLFCGNGGKTVTLGETSNSEQCSGRNGLADLNEPVQVEETNDSPYVELRNHDPCQVATECSEHSATKKKTEFFGSSRDHFLNSHQGTDSWVQSNGYLENNGNGKSWIPSVADTGRVKSNLQSIPQVLKLEKSHLSSQTMQDGHSKAHESTSDYLIGQSKADLWRERNVNALDIDERNHEHTVNRHPSLFAVSPSSDLSKSWSNLASSWEMANGNLNQKLISVQKPPFLKALDALSRSSQSHQSNGVLEASWPQNINSKPDPGFHCDVPVQNGFYPGLSSYCSKEPSTNISSISYDRLNHDNDCKIIPQHFINNLSSKSCKGSNSNCNDVKAGKGIDLNVLLSNGSSMDGEKEHEDHVVLPWLRAKTMCKNEVENADRCITIGESSFSHVASKSNKGKTGQGASGTFLHIVPSVSGSNEIEQSRMKLSEFSGNKKILGVPIFDIPHVSPKKEVSSNTPPSMPIRNPCDLEPAENSRKTRIFDINLPCDDAAALELDEVVNETIVTKERSSTSKPNSRIQIDLNLSMSDDEASLMSIPSANEKVHTEIDLEVRAVPETEEDTITEEKQLETSLSSGEGPEEKVEQPQQPQDELVRNAAEAIVALSLVPCDQVDGVMCSLLESPMQDPLSWFADLISSSKDNLESTCDDSRGKDGEDNEGCSTIVLEELDYFESMTLKLTETKEEDYMPKPIVPEDFKIEETTQLLPTRARKGPARRGRQRRDFQRDILPGLASLSRHEVTEDLQIFGGLMRATGHSWHSGLTRRNSSRNGCGRGRRKAQVNPSPPPPPVANETCTPLIQQLNNIEVGLEDRSLTGWGKTTRRPRRQRCPAGNPPSIPLT; from the exons ATGTTTGACCTTCAGCTCCCTGCTAATGAGTACATTGATACCGACGAAAGTGAAAAGCTTAATGATGAAAAGTTTAGTGGACCAGCTATGTTTTTTCCTGATAGaaatggtaatactggaaaggAGGGTGTTAAGAAGCTTTTTTGTGGCAATGGTGGGAAGACTGTTACCCTGGGGGAAACTTCCAACTCGGAGCAATGTTCGGGAAGAAATGGTTTGGCTGACTTAAATGAACCTGTTCAAGTGGAAGAAACAAATGATTCTCCATATGTTGAGCTCCGTAACCATGATCCTTGTCAAGTGGCAACTGAATGCTCTGAGCATTCTGCCACCAAGAAAAAGACAGAGTTTTTTGGTTCATCCAGGGATCATTTCCTCAATTCACATCAAGGAACTGATAGTTGGGTCCAAAGTAATGGATATTTGGAGAACAATGGGAATGGAAAAAGTTGGATTCCATCAGTGGCTGATACAG GGCGTGTTAAAAGCAATCTACAATCCATCCCTCAAGTCTTGAAACTAGAGAAATCACATTTATCTTCCCAAACAATGCAAGATGGACATAGCAAAGCTCATGAATCCACATCTGATTATCTGATTGGTCAAAGCAAGGCTGATTTGTGGAGGGAAAGGAATGTTAATGCTTTAGATATCGATGAAAGAAATCATGAACACACTGTTAACAGGCATCCCAGTCTCTTTGCAGTTTCACCTTCATCTGATTTATCTAAATCCTGGTCTAATCTGGCTTCTTCTTGGGAAATGGCAAATGGAAACCTAAACCAAAAGTTGATATCAGTTCAGAAACCTCCATTTTTAAAGGCATTGGATGCCTTGAGTAGGAGTTCTCAGTCGCATCAAAGCAATGGAGTTTTGGAAGCTAGTTGGCCTCAGAACATCAATTCAAAGCCTGACCCGGGTTTTCATTGTGATGTACCTGTACAGAATGGGTTTTACCCTGGGTTGTCATCGTATTGTTCCAAGGAACCATCAACAAACATCTCTTCAATTAGCTATGACCGCCTCAATCACGATAATGATTGTAAGATAATTCCTCAACATTTCATCAACAATCTTTCATCAAAATCCTGTAAGGGTTCAAATTCAAATTGCAACGATGTGAAGGCTGGAAAAGGTATTGACTTGAATGTGTTGCTTTCAAATGGTTCATCCATGGATGGAGAGAAAGAGCACGAGGATCATGTTGTATTGCCTTGGCTAAGAGCAAAGACAATGTGTAAGAATGAGGTAGAAAATGCTGATAGGTGCATAACTATAGGAGAGTCAAGCTTCTCACATGTTGCATCAAAGTCCAACAAAGGGAAAACTGGACAGGGGGCTAGCGGAACATTTTTGCATATTGTTCCTTCCGTTTCAGGTTCTAATGAAATTGAGCAAAGCAGGATGAAGTTGAGTGAATTCTCTGGTAACAAGAAAATTCTTGGTGTCCCCATATTTGATATTCCTCATGTTTCTCCTAAGAAGGAGGTCTCTTCAAATACACCTCCATCCATGCCAATCCGTAATCCATGCGATCTAGAACCGGCAGAAAATAGTAGGAAAACCCGGATATTTGATATTAATTTGCCTTGCGATGATGCTGCTGCTCTTGAATTGGATGAAGTAGTGAATGAAACTATTGTTACTAAGGAAAGATCTTCAACATCAAAGCCCAACTCTAGGATTCAAATCGACCTGAACTTGAGTATGAGTGATGATGAAGCTTCTTTGATGTCTATTCCAAGTGCCAATGAAAAAGTGCATACAGAGATAGATCTGGAAGTCCGTGCTGTTCCCGAGACTGAGGAGGATACCATAACTGAAGAAAAGCAGCTTGAAACTTCTCTATCATCAGGAGAAGGTCCTGAAGAGAAAGTTGAACAGCCACAACAGCCACAGGATGAACTTGTGAGAAATGCCGCAGAGGCAATTGTTGCTTTATCATTGGTTCCTTGTGATCAAGTTGATGGTGTGATGTGTAGCTTGTTGGAAAGTCCAATGCAGGACCCGCTAAGTTGGTTTGCagatttaatttcttcttctaaGGACAATCTTGAGAGTACATGCGATGATTCGAGGGGAAAAGATGGTGAGGACAATGAGGGATGTTCGACTATTGTTCTGGAGGAATTGGACTACTTCGAGTCCATGACATTGAAACTGACAGAGACCAAGGAAGAGGACTACATGCCGAAACCTATTGTTCCGGAGGACTTCAAAATTGAAGAAACAACACAATTGTTGCCTACTCGGGCAAGAAAGGGACCTGCAAGGAGAGGGAGGCAGCGGAGGGACTTCCAACGGGACATCCTTCCAGGCCTTGCGTCTTTATCGAGACATGAAGTAACAGAAGACCTTCAGATATTTGGAGGGCTTATGAGAGCTACAGGCCATTCATGGCATTCAGGGTTAACTAGGAGAAATTCTTCTAGGAATGGCTGTGGCCGGGGAAGGAGAAAGGCGCAAGTTAACCCGTCTCCCCCTCCGCCGCCAGTAGCCAATGAAACTTGCACTCCACTGATCCAGCAACTTAATAATATCGAAGTGGGGCTGGAGGATAGAAGCCTAACAGGCTGGGGCAAGACAACCAGAAGGCCACGGAGGCAAAGGTGCCCAGCAGGTAATCCTCCGTCGATCCCATTAACCTAG